In Leptospira harrisiae, a genomic segment contains:
- a CDS encoding putative bifunctional diguanylate cyclase/phosphodiesterase, which translates to MLKNKQKYIYWTKFQKDTSPLLRSFLLTASGLFLLASCLHLVPILTHHGEVDFLFFAVDFSFAGILFLEFLLKNKVPLIIRVFSLICTTVFISVLSYLRSGLLGSAEISLTFMIVSFYVFLPPILSLISSLVISLLPALFGGFIYFSWIRFPDSLGLRNNNPREWIFNSISLILFSVLTGFLIQRLRGKLIKNIVYLKESRSKILNSQKHIDKLAFYDQLTHLPNRYLFDKLIQNRINSGVSDSFLLLINLKGLKVINALHGIGFGDQILTLTGCVLKLSTDEKPGVIVASLGGDEFILWIENATKSIIENAIVKFDLNNNELLTPERLGHRLQYRVSGIQFPKDANHLDEAIRKLSIAMNVAREDVLTKLVWFKTGMESKIEREQKLKNYLEKAINQGNFKIAYQEKVDITSKETVGLEALARWSLPEFGNVSPDEFIPIITKSELIVPFGKCIFEKTISHIPKLLDLYGKEIQVSINISPIFFLYPNFNDYIIRYLSKHKINPKNIIFEITEDVFLDEIETIQKIVSELRANGISVSLDDFGKGYSSLHYMQKIQFDELKIDKSFLDDIANSDRNFLLLESICHLADSLGLKTIAEGIENEEQLNRLKQTSCHVVQGYLYSRPQILFD; encoded by the coding sequence ATGCTAAAAAATAAACAAAAATATATTTATTGGACCAAGTTCCAAAAGGATACAAGTCCACTACTCCGCAGTTTCCTCTTGACAGCGTCTGGATTATTTCTTTTAGCTTCGTGCTTACATTTAGTTCCGATTCTTACTCACCACGGTGAAGTAGATTTTTTATTTTTTGCCGTTGATTTTAGTTTTGCAGGTATCCTTTTTTTAGAATTTTTATTAAAGAACAAAGTACCCTTAATTATTCGTGTTTTTAGTTTGATTTGTACAACAGTATTTATTTCCGTATTGTCCTATCTCCGCAGTGGCCTTTTGGGAAGCGCTGAAATATCCTTAACGTTTATGATTGTCTCTTTCTATGTATTTCTTCCGCCAATTCTAAGTTTGATTTCTTCTCTTGTCATATCTTTACTGCCAGCGTTATTCGGTGGTTTCATCTATTTTTCCTGGATTCGATTTCCTGATTCCTTGGGACTCAGAAATAATAATCCACGAGAATGGATTTTTAATTCGATTAGTTTGATTTTATTTTCTGTTTTAACTGGATTTTTAATCCAAAGGCTCAGAGGAAAATTAATTAAAAATATTGTTTATCTTAAAGAATCAAGAAGCAAAATACTTAATTCCCAAAAGCACATCGACAAACTAGCATTTTATGATCAATTAACACATTTGCCAAATCGATACTTATTTGATAAATTAATTCAAAATAGGATCAATTCAGGTGTTTCAGATTCTTTTCTCCTTTTAATCAATTTAAAAGGACTAAAAGTAATTAATGCATTACATGGAATTGGATTCGGAGACCAAATTCTTACCTTAACAGGTTGTGTCTTAAAACTTTCTACAGATGAAAAGCCTGGTGTAATCGTTGCTAGTTTAGGTGGTGACGAATTTATACTTTGGATAGAAAATGCGACAAAATCGATAATTGAAAATGCGATTGTAAAATTTGATCTAAACAATAATGAATTACTAACTCCTGAGCGATTAGGACATAGACTCCAATATCGGGTTTCCGGAATTCAGTTTCCGAAGGATGCAAACCATTTGGATGAAGCCATTCGTAAACTATCGATCGCGATGAATGTAGCGAGAGAAGATGTTTTGACAAAGTTAGTTTGGTTTAAAACTGGAATGGAATCTAAAATAGAAAGGGAACAAAAACTAAAAAATTATTTAGAAAAGGCAATCAACCAAGGTAACTTCAAAATAGCATACCAAGAAAAAGTGGATATCACTTCAAAAGAGACCGTGGGCTTGGAAGCACTGGCGAGATGGAGTTTACCTGAGTTTGGAAATGTTTCGCCTGATGAATTTATACCTATCATCACCAAGTCGGAGTTAATTGTTCCTTTTGGAAAATGTATATTTGAAAAAACCATTTCTCACATTCCAAAGTTATTGGACTTATATGGAAAGGAAATACAAGTTTCTATTAACATTTCTCCAATTTTCTTTTTATATCCCAATTTCAACGACTATATCATTCGTTATCTATCAAAACACAAAATTAATCCGAAAAATATCATATTCGAAATTACTGAAGATGTATTTTTAGACGAAATCGAAACCATTCAAAAAATCGTCTCCGAACTTCGAGCCAACGGGATTTCTGTTTCATTAGATGATTTTGGAAAAGGTTATTCTTCCCTTCACTATATGCAAAAAATCCAATTTGATGAATTAAAAATTGATAAATCTTTCTTAGATGACATAGCAAATTCTGATCGAAATTTTTTACTTCTAGAATCCATTTGCCATTTGGCCGATTCTTTGGGCCTCAAAACAATTGCAGAAGGAATTGAAAATGAAGAACAACTCAACCGTCTAAAACAAACTTCTTGCCATGTAGTACAAGGTTATCTTTATTCAAGACCACAAATTCTTTTTGATTAG
- a CDS encoding DUF1330 domain-containing protein: MEKQLLSFETIVGLHVKNDELYTKYRTEMKSLLEKYEGGFRYDFKIQETLKSETENSINRVFLIYFKSKEKKLSFFSDPEYKNIRETYFVPSVGSTTQIAEYERFFDS, encoded by the coding sequence ATGGAAAAACAATTATTATCATTTGAAACTATTGTTGGTCTTCATGTAAAGAATGATGAACTTTATACGAAATATAGAACGGAGATGAAATCCTTATTAGAAAAGTATGAAGGAGGATTTCGGTATGATTTTAAAATTCAAGAAACTTTAAAATCAGAAACGGAAAATTCAATCAACAGAGTATTTTTAATCTATTTCAAAAGCAAAGAAAAAAAACTCAGTTTTTTCTCAGATCCCGAATACAAAAATATTAGAGAAACATACTTTGTTCCTTCTGTTGGAAGTACTACGCAGATAGCAGAATACGAAAGATTTTTTGATTCTTAA
- a CDS encoding cation diffusion facilitator family transporter: protein MGQGHNHSNHDHHSHDHSHHHTSSSSKNLAWAFLLNLSFSLLELVGGIFSNSIAIISDAFHDFGDAMSLALVWYLQKISTKPKDNLFDYGYKRFSILGALIISVILSVGSFFMIVESIKRFINPEETKADIMFALAIVGVLVNGAAMIRLNHGISLTEKAVFLHFLEDILGWIAVLIGSVVMMYFKVPWFDPLLSLAIALWILWNAYGNIKQVMIVMLQAVPESVDRNDLIEHWENIKGIQSIHDVKIWSLDGNHHVASLHVLIEKTVKINEFQMIKEKIRKVALEFEIIHTTIELETDAEQCKLHSD from the coding sequence ATGGGACAAGGTCATAATCATTCTAATCACGACCACCACTCGCACGATCATAGCCACCACCACACATCTTCCTCTTCAAAAAATTTGGCATGGGCATTTCTACTTAACTTAAGTTTTTCTCTTTTAGAATTGGTTGGAGGAATTTTTTCAAATAGCATAGCAATTATCTCTGACGCCTTTCATGATTTTGGCGATGCAATGTCTCTTGCCCTAGTCTGGTATTTGCAAAAAATTTCGACAAAGCCAAAAGACAATCTTTTTGATTATGGGTACAAAAGATTTTCTATTTTAGGTGCGCTCATCATTTCAGTAATACTATCTGTAGGATCTTTTTTTATGATAGTTGAATCCATTAAAAGATTTATCAATCCCGAAGAAACAAAAGCAGATATTATGTTTGCCCTAGCTATTGTTGGGGTTCTTGTCAATGGTGCAGCCATGATTCGTCTCAATCATGGAATATCATTAACTGAGAAAGCAGTGTTTCTTCATTTTCTAGAAGATATTCTTGGATGGATCGCAGTACTTATTGGTAGTGTTGTGATGATGTATTTTAAAGTTCCTTGGTTTGATCCTTTACTTTCATTGGCGATTGCATTATGGATATTATGGAATGCATATGGTAACATCAAACAGGTAATGATTGTGATGTTACAAGCTGTCCCTGAATCAGTCGATCGTAATGATCTGATTGAACATTGGGAAAATATCAAAGGAATTCAATCTATCCATGATGTCAAAATTTGGAGTTTGGACGGGAACCACCATGTTGCTTCCTTACATGTGCTCATAGAGAAAACTGTCAAAATAAACGAATTCCAAATGATTAAAGAAAAAATTAGAAAGGTTGCACTAGAATTTGAAATTATCCATACAACCATTGAACTCGAAACTGACGCCGAACAATGTAAACTTCATTCAGACTGA
- a CDS encoding acyl-CoA thioesterase produces the protein MTNPNELTAKSPQESAVETRHIVLPNDANHYGTAFGGAIMSWIDLIAAMSAQRHSGHEAVTVSIDRINFITPIQIGDHVNLKAMVNYVGTTSMEVGVQVNRENPYTGEMVRATTAYLSFVALDENKKPCAVPPLRLDTELEKRRFAEGKLRIEMAKEFSAKIKAGRKVI, from the coding sequence GTGACGAATCCTAACGAATTAACTGCTAAGTCACCCCAAGAATCCGCAGTAGAAACTAGACATATAGTACTTCCCAATGATGCAAACCATTACGGGACCGCATTTGGTGGTGCCATTATGAGTTGGATCGATTTGATCGCAGCTATGTCTGCCCAAAGGCATTCTGGACACGAAGCAGTAACAGTAAGTATCGATCGAATTAATTTTATTACTCCAATACAAATTGGTGATCATGTAAATTTAAAAGCGATGGTGAATTATGTAGGTACTACCTCAATGGAGGTGGGAGTTCAAGTGAATCGCGAAAACCCATACACTGGTGAGATGGTTCGGGCAACGACCGCCTACTTATCGTTTGTTGCTTTAGATGAAAATAAAAAACCCTGTGCTGTTCCTCCTTTACGTCTAGATACAGAATTGGAGAAACGCCGGTTTGCTGAAGGAAAACTTCGAATTGAAATGGCAAAAGAATTTTCTGCCAAAATCAAAGCTGGCAGAAAGGTCATTTAA
- a CDS encoding 7TM diverse intracellular signaling domain-containing protein → MRILLTVILSGLLFSCSRLEIQKSITDDSFVPQKIDYAISSNTDATFQKLRWTPIFKNNLSLGFQSEHVFLRLKATNLTSANKLILDLGNPHLDFVRVYEDGNPEPIKEGGDFIAHSHWDAFSKSIAFEMDWKENETKTLILETKSSSNVSYLIRFYSKDTFYLKENLENTILGFFYGTILIMVIYNLFIYFILKEKAYITYSISIFFNLALQMYLNGILNQVITLDHPEIHNRIGSIIVTCSAVSGWTFAQQTLNLRELNPWSHRLIQFLKVIVLFYILIPYAYLPIAIAVRLGNLIAQVFVVSVLVVALINYSTGNKQARLFLIGWSTLLFGILMYTLMQNGILPVNLLTIYGNQIGSTLEAGILSLALANKINELKEEKANTQALALVTLEEKVRERTKTLDESLNLIKKDLNVAKKIQKTLFSDIKTSDPRIHFHSYYQSMSEVGGDFYDLTQVKPDYYRIFVADATGHGIQAALITMAIKAEYESLKMIYDHPDDLVFHMNQIFINKYSNIQTIFTCSVCDIDLKNKMLFYASAGHPDQIHQRIDDIKLLPRTGKIIGLMDHTQYRIIEHQIEEGDRIFLFTDGIFEQFNREKELFGEDRLYEILKENLKMSLDHTMAKVLSELSSFTEGDVKQDDITFIGCEIQSLS, encoded by the coding sequence ATGAGAATACTCCTAACAGTCATTTTGTCAGGTTTGTTATTCTCCTGTTCTCGATTGGAAATTCAAAAATCTATCACAGATGATAGTTTTGTTCCGCAAAAAATCGATTATGCGATCTCTTCAAATACCGATGCCACCTTTCAAAAACTCCGTTGGACACCAATCTTTAAAAATAACTTAAGTTTAGGTTTCCAATCGGAACATGTATTCCTTCGACTCAAAGCAACCAATCTTACCTCCGCAAACAAACTAATTTTAGATTTAGGAAATCCACATTTAGATTTTGTTCGAGTATATGAAGATGGAAATCCAGAACCCATTAAAGAAGGTGGCGATTTTATTGCACATTCACATTGGGATGCTTTTTCTAAATCCATTGCCTTCGAAATGGATTGGAAAGAAAATGAAACTAAAACATTAATTTTAGAAACCAAATCTTCATCAAACGTAAGTTATTTGATTAGATTTTACTCTAAAGATACTTTTTACTTAAAAGAAAATTTAGAAAATACCATACTTGGTTTTTTTTATGGAACCATATTGATTATGGTAATTTACAATTTGTTTATTTACTTCATTTTAAAAGAAAAAGCTTACATTACTTATTCCATATCCATTTTTTTTAATTTAGCCTTACAAATGTATTTGAACGGAATCCTCAACCAAGTGATCACACTGGATCATCCAGAAATTCATAATCGGATTGGAAGTATCATTGTTACTTGTTCTGCAGTATCTGGTTGGACTTTTGCCCAACAAACTTTAAATCTACGAGAACTAAATCCTTGGTCCCACCGACTCATTCAATTTTTGAAAGTTATAGTTTTATTTTATATTTTGATTCCGTATGCATATTTACCAATTGCGATTGCCGTCCGTTTGGGAAACCTAATTGCTCAAGTTTTTGTAGTATCTGTACTTGTTGTCGCATTAATCAACTACAGTACAGGCAATAAACAAGCTAGGTTATTTTTAATTGGTTGGAGTACATTATTATTCGGAATTTTGATGTATACCTTGATGCAAAATGGTATTTTACCTGTAAATTTATTAACGATTTATGGAAATCAAATTGGCTCCACTTTGGAAGCCGGAATTTTATCTCTGGCACTTGCCAATAAAATCAATGAACTAAAAGAAGAAAAAGCAAATACGCAAGCATTAGCACTTGTTACTCTTGAAGAAAAGGTGAGAGAACGTACGAAAACTTTAGATGAATCTTTAAACTTAATTAAAAAAGATTTGAACGTAGCTAAGAAAATTCAAAAAACATTATTCTCTGATATTAAAACAAGCGATCCAAGAATTCACTTCCATTCTTATTACCAATCAATGTCAGAAGTAGGTGGAGATTTTTATGATCTAACACAAGTAAAACCTGACTACTATAGAATTTTTGTGGCAGATGCAACTGGACACGGAATTCAAGCTGCACTCATTACAATGGCAATCAAAGCAGAATACGAATCACTCAAAATGATTTATGACCATCCCGATGATTTAGTATTTCATATGAACCAAATCTTTATCAACAAATACAGTAATATACAAACCATATTTACATGTTCCGTTTGTGATATTGATTTAAAAAACAAAATGTTATTTTATGCTTCGGCAGGTCATCCTGACCAAATCCATCAAAGAATTGATGATATAAAATTACTCCCGAGGACTGGGAAAATTATTGGTCTTATGGATCATACTCAGTATCGGATCATTGAACACCAAATCGAAGAAGGCGATCGTATTTTCCTTTTCACAGATGGAATTTTTGAACAATTCAATAGAGAGAAAGAACTCTTCGGTGAAGACCGTTTGTATGAGATTTTAAAAGAGAACCTGAAAATGAGTTTGGATCATACTATGGCAAAAGTACTCAGCGAACTCTCATCGTTTACTGAAGGCGATGTAAAACAAGACGACATTACATTTATCGGTTGCGAAATTCAAAGTCTAAGTTGA
- a CDS encoding MFS transporter, with product MKEMINKLKILGIFSITQTVFQIGTVMIMAVSALAGQSIAPSPESASLPISLVILGTLLGLVPASRIMKWKGSKFGLLTGTVIGIFGAALASYAMYEKNFILFSTSHLLYGFHQAFVQYLRFVAMESVPTHDRSSALSWILIAGIPAAFLGPLAGLQGKELFPNSLYLGCYLILISSLSLQLFFILFLPTSNKPSSNPNQDKIVPSPRSSIRPFSYHVQNLGLWVSILSTAFSFGLMAMLMSAVPVAMKSHGHEMHASTLVLQWHVLGMYIPSFFSGQLVRKMTAPYLILLGIFVMGLESFAALQGTDFLPFAVALILLGIGWNFMYVGGTNLLVEQYHPSEKNSIQATNDTIVYSFAILSTYSAGYLENKIGWLSLNLISIPFLVVMAIVIICFILLNRKKTKILKTLNDQ from the coding sequence ATTAAAGAAATGATAAATAAACTAAAAATCCTAGGAATCTTTTCTATTACACAAACTGTCTTTCAAATTGGGACCGTCATGATAATGGCGGTTTCAGCTCTTGCTGGACAAAGCATTGCACCTTCACCTGAATCAGCATCCCTACCCATATCCTTAGTGATCTTAGGAACTCTACTTGGGCTTGTTCCTGCTTCTAGGATCATGAAGTGGAAAGGTAGTAAATTTGGATTACTCACAGGAACAGTGATTGGAATTTTTGGAGCAGCGCTTGCATCGTATGCGATGTACGAAAAAAACTTTATTCTATTTTCCACATCACACTTATTATATGGTTTTCATCAAGCATTCGTTCAATACTTAAGATTTGTTGCGATGGAATCGGTTCCTACTCATGATCGATCCAGTGCTTTGTCTTGGATTTTAATTGCGGGAATTCCTGCTGCATTTCTTGGCCCACTGGCAGGACTTCAAGGAAAAGAACTTTTTCCAAATTCATTGTATTTAGGATGTTATTTAATATTAATTTCTAGTTTGAGTTTACAATTATTCTTTATATTATTTTTACCAACTTCTAACAAACCAAGCTCTAATCCCAATCAGGATAAAATTGTTCCTTCTCCAAGATCATCAATTCGACCTTTCTCTTACCATGTCCAAAATTTAGGTCTATGGGTTTCTATATTGTCGACAGCATTTAGTTTTGGGCTGATGGCGATGCTGATGTCTGCTGTACCAGTAGCAATGAAATCGCATGGGCATGAAATGCATGCTTCTACTTTAGTTTTACAGTGGCATGTATTGGGTATGTACATTCCTTCTTTTTTTTCCGGGCAATTAGTGAGAAAAATGACAGCACCTTATTTAATTTTATTGGGAATTTTTGTGATGGGACTCGAGAGTTTTGCAGCCCTCCAAGGAACGGATTTTTTACCTTTTGCAGTAGCACTCATTTTACTTGGTATTGGTTGGAATTTTATGTATGTGGGAGGAACCAACTTACTTGTCGAACAATACCACCCTTCCGAAAAAAACTCGATACAAGCAACAAATGATACAATTGTGTATTCTTTTGCGATCCTTTCAACATATAGCGCAGGTTATTTGGAGAATAAAATAGGTTGGCTTTCTCTTAATTTGATAAGTATTCCTTTTTTGGTTGTAATGGCTATTGTGATCATTTGCTTTATTCTACTCAATAGAAAGAAAACAAAGATTTTAAAAACATTAAATGATCAATGA
- the pheT gene encoding phenylalanine--tRNA ligase subunit beta encodes MKLSVDWLNDFTPLSQIPFEKVLEKINTSICEIDDVEEFKVHLSSVITVKIKSLEKHPNAEKLSTTIATDGSKDYQIVTAATNVKVGDIVPLALPGTKLDGKEILDSELRGVRSQGMYCSEKELGLALESSGVLIFPNDSSLGISVRKLFLWEDTILTIDNKSITHRPDLWNHFGFARELSSQLQLPLNDFPFQTNTKWESGNEGLVVEKSDNAHAYYVCSIQNVNIAPSNTKIKSRLEKCGIRSINNVVDVSNYLLLELGQPTHFFDREKLKSTTFSVVKSKDGDSFPLLDDTTPKLQKDLLLIQNGKDPVALAGVMGGKESAVTDSTKNLVMESAIFKREDVRYTIRKTNIRTESAVRYEKGLDSFTCLPVIKRAVQLLKENGNPNIKVYEPQGFNQTESKSVTIQTNLSFLRHKLGKNISQSEVTEILNRLGFKVTNKEEELSVLVPRFRQNYDVTIPEDLVEEIGRTIGYASIKTEALSMAVETPIRNPLRELERRVKNFLALEVGFNEVYNYSFASPSDSKLESKEESSSLKIANEMPDEHSLLRNSLYPGLIKQAKLNQDRFESVNLFELGRTYHKEGKGPELAEERRWMSILSLSKNKPNDLTAVELEFLQVRETISELFLYLNLPKYKWGKTNRNYFHPNAGLVLSYEGIEIAELGILHTRYADEYDLKRRAIISKINMEKLVDVWEKQGRNSHFVPPSNFPQGQLDLSLLMNEKDVTESFVSLVEAMEIPELESVFVQTIFQGETVGEGKKSVTYRFRLMSYDKTFTQDRFKELSDSLVDVAKKNGYSLR; translated from the coding sequence TTGAAACTTTCAGTTGATTGGTTAAACGATTTTACCCCGCTCTCCCAGATTCCTTTTGAAAAGGTTCTGGAAAAAATTAATACATCCATTTGCGAAATAGATGATGTGGAAGAATTTAAAGTTCACCTATCGTCAGTTATCACAGTCAAAATCAAATCACTTGAAAAACATCCCAATGCGGAAAAACTTTCCACAACCATAGCTACAGATGGTTCAAAAGATTACCAAATTGTCACTGCCGCCACAAATGTAAAGGTCGGCGACATTGTTCCTCTGGCACTGCCAGGAACCAAACTCGACGGAAAAGAAATTTTAGATTCGGAACTTCGGGGAGTTCGTTCCCAAGGGATGTATTGTTCAGAAAAAGAATTAGGGCTCGCTTTAGAATCTTCGGGAGTTTTGATTTTTCCAAACGACAGCAGTCTTGGAATCTCCGTACGCAAACTTTTTTTATGGGAAGATACCATTCTCACAATTGATAATAAATCTATCACACATAGACCAGACCTATGGAATCATTTTGGATTCGCAAGGGAACTTTCATCTCAACTCCAATTGCCTTTAAACGATTTTCCTTTCCAAACAAATACAAAATGGGAATCGGGTAATGAAGGTTTAGTTGTAGAAAAATCGGACAATGCACATGCGTATTATGTTTGTTCCATCCAAAATGTAAACATCGCTCCATCGAATACTAAAATCAAATCTAGACTTGAAAAATGTGGAATTCGTTCCATTAACAATGTTGTGGATGTATCCAACTATCTTTTGTTAGAACTTGGCCAACCTACACATTTTTTTGATCGTGAAAAACTAAAGTCCACAACCTTCTCAGTTGTAAAATCAAAAGATGGTGACTCATTTCCTTTGTTAGATGATACCACGCCAAAATTACAAAAAGATTTACTTCTCATTCAAAATGGAAAGGATCCTGTTGCTCTCGCTGGTGTGATGGGAGGAAAAGAATCTGCGGTTACAGATTCTACAAAAAACTTAGTAATGGAATCGGCTATCTTCAAAAGAGAAGACGTACGTTATACAATTCGTAAAACAAATATCCGCACCGAATCTGCAGTTCGGTATGAAAAAGGTTTAGACAGTTTCACTTGTTTGCCTGTCATCAAACGGGCTGTACAACTTTTAAAAGAAAACGGAAATCCAAATATCAAAGTTTATGAACCACAAGGATTCAACCAAACAGAATCAAAATCGGTTACCATTCAAACAAACCTTAGTTTTCTCCGTCATAAATTAGGAAAAAACATTTCACAAAGTGAAGTTACAGAAATCTTAAACCGACTTGGGTTTAAAGTCACAAACAAAGAAGAAGAATTATCCGTTTTGGTTCCTAGGTTTAGACAAAACTACGATGTTACCATTCCCGAAGATCTTGTAGAAGAAATTGGAAGAACCATCGGTTACGCATCCATCAAAACTGAAGCACTTTCAATGGCAGTGGAAACACCAATTCGCAATCCATTACGCGAATTAGAAAGAAGAGTTAAAAACTTCCTCGCTTTAGAAGTGGGGTTTAATGAAGTTTATAATTATTCTTTTGCCTCCCCTAGTGATTCTAAATTAGAATCAAAAGAAGAAAGTTCGTCTTTAAAAATTGCAAATGAAATGCCCGACGAACATTCGTTACTTAGGAATAGCTTATACCCTGGCCTAATCAAACAAGCAAAACTAAACCAAGACAGATTTGAATCAGTTAATTTATTTGAACTTGGTAGAACTTATCATAAAGAAGGAAAGGGACCAGAACTTGCTGAAGAGAGACGTTGGATGTCTATCCTTTCTCTTTCCAAAAACAAACCAAATGATCTTACAGCTGTTGAATTAGAATTTTTGCAAGTTAGAGAAACAATCTCAGAACTTTTTTTATACTTAAATCTTCCAAAATACAAATGGGGAAAAACAAATCGAAATTATTTCCATCCTAATGCAGGACTTGTGCTTTCTTATGAAGGAATTGAGATTGCAGAATTAGGTATCCTTCACACGCGTTATGCGGATGAATACGATTTAAAACGCAGAGCCATAATTTCGAAAATCAACATGGAAAAATTAGTGGATGTTTGGGAGAAACAAGGTAGGAACTCACATTTTGTTCCGCCATCTAATTTTCCTCAAGGTCAATTGGATCTTTCCTTATTGATGAACGAAAAAGATGTTACAGAATCCTTTGTTAGCCTTGTTGAAGCAATGGAAATTCCAGAACTCGAATCTGTATTTGTTCAGACCATTTTCCAAGGGGAAACTGTCGGTGAAGGTAAAAAATCTGTTACATATCGATTTAGGCTTATGTCCTATGACAAAACATTTACACAGGACAGATTCAAAGAACTTTCAGATTCTCTTGTAGATGTTGCAAAGAAGAACGGATACAGTTTACGATAA
- a CDS encoding gamma carbonic anhydrase family protein yields MPVFTKPFIHPSATAFGMVEYGTSVSLWPGAVVRADMNTIKLGNYVNIQDNSTLHTDSTSPISIGEWTLVGHNVMIHGCKIGRGVLVGIGSIVLDNAEIGDGTQIAAGCMIRGGKKIPPRSLVVPDGSDIKIFPGKAKPELTVAGCIEYAHLSVRFEKNIFVPFLKEEEVHFVSQAKEIITKLGI; encoded by the coding sequence ATTCCAGTTTTTACAAAACCATTCATTCACCCTTCCGCAACTGCCTTTGGTATGGTCGAATATGGAACATCCGTATCATTATGGCCGGGGGCTGTGGTACGAGCTGACATGAACACCATCAAATTGGGAAATTATGTAAACATCCAAGATAATTCCACTCTCCATACTGATAGCACAAGCCCAATATCTATCGGCGAATGGACATTAGTTGGACACAACGTGATGATCCATGGTTGTAAAATTGGAAGAGGAGTCCTTGTTGGAATTGGTTCCATTGTTCTTGACAATGCAGAAATTGGCGATGGCACGCAAATTGCTGCTGGATGTATGATTCGGGGCGGAAAAAAAATCCCACCACGATCACTTGTGGTTCCAGATGGATCTGATATTAAAATTTTTCCGGGAAAAGCAAAACCTGAATTAACGGTCGCAGGTTGTATTGAATACGCGCACCTATCTGTCCGATTTGAAAAGAATATCTTTGTTCCCTTTTTAAAGGAAGAAGAAGTTCATTTTGTATCCCAAGCAAAAGAAATCATAACAAAGTTAGGTATCTAA